In Caballeronia sp. Lep1P3, one DNA window encodes the following:
- a CDS encoding LysR substrate-binding domain-containing protein: MKTTSTRTRGYRRLIPSVTALVEFEAVARLQSFTMAAHELGVTQAAVSRQVKFLEDTLGCRLFRRLHRAIELTDEGRELYLVVAESMQKIAGVFDRLVSDPGQQELVVAATSAFSHFRLLPRLSRLKEAMPELRLQLSTQMFTADLRHKEIDAVVRFGNGAWADGSATFLFDEEVFPVCSPAWLRARGKPASIADLANEPLIESDSTSEGWMTWDEWFNALGHRPLRLQFALRCTLYTDAIAAARYGEGIALGWGRLVHDLLQARELVRLPVATYKSPDSYYVIVPHGRTITPAIDGLIDGLRAESIALESF; encoded by the coding sequence ATGAAAACGACATCCACGCGAACGAGAGGCTATCGCAGGCTGATTCCTTCGGTGACCGCGCTCGTCGAGTTCGAAGCCGTCGCGCGTTTGCAGAGCTTCACGATGGCCGCGCACGAACTGGGCGTGACGCAGGCGGCAGTCAGCCGGCAGGTGAAGTTTCTCGAAGACACGCTCGGGTGCCGGCTCTTTCGCCGGCTGCATCGCGCGATCGAACTGACGGACGAAGGCCGCGAGCTGTATCTCGTCGTGGCCGAGTCGATGCAGAAGATCGCTGGCGTATTCGACCGGCTCGTCAGCGATCCCGGCCAGCAGGAACTCGTGGTTGCCGCAACGTCGGCGTTCTCGCACTTTCGGCTCTTGCCGCGCCTCTCGCGGCTCAAGGAGGCCATGCCCGAGCTTCGGCTGCAACTCTCGACGCAGATGTTCACCGCGGACCTGCGCCACAAGGAGATCGATGCTGTCGTGCGCTTCGGCAACGGCGCATGGGCGGACGGCAGCGCGACCTTTCTCTTCGACGAGGAAGTCTTTCCCGTCTGTTCGCCGGCATGGTTGCGCGCGCGAGGCAAGCCCGCGTCGATTGCGGACCTCGCGAACGAGCCGCTCATCGAGTCTGACTCGACATCCGAAGGCTGGATGACATGGGACGAGTGGTTCAACGCGCTCGGGCATCGCCCGCTCAGGCTTCAGTTCGCGCTGCGATGCACGCTCTACACGGATGCCATAGCCGCCGCGCGATACGGCGAAGGCATCGCGCTCGGCTGGGGGCGGCTGGTGCACGACCTGCTGCAAGCGCGCGAACTCGTGAGGCTTCCGGTGGCAACGTATAAGTCGCCCGATTCGTACTACGTGATCGTGCCGCACGGACGCACGATCACGCCGGCCATCGACGGTCTGATCGATGGCTTGCGCGCGGAATCGATTGCGCTCGAGTCGTTCTGA
- a CDS encoding Xaa-Pro peptidase family protein, which translates to MMTNDEIQASTDHMMADVRAYRLSRVLAMLRRSDCSAILLYDPVNIRYATDTSNMQIWSGRNPSRYVMVFADGRVIGWEFHRCEHVWDGIALDFELRSALGWTFFSAGHDAQQRAELWAAEIADVMRCRAPGELRLAVDRLDAVGAACLVRHGFALMDGQAMMEMARTVKSSGEIALIGESLRACEAGIERMRRELRPGITEQDLWAHLHHENIRHGGEWIETRLLASGDRTNPWMHECSPRMLRQGELLAFDTDMVGPHGYCSDISRTWTVGDTRPTDAQRRLYERAYSQVHFNMDLLRPGMAFREFSEKAWKIPDIYVTNRYSCVAHGIGMVDEYPSIAHPIDWHEAGYDGVFEAGMTLCVESYIGEEGGSEGVKLEQQVLLTRDGCVPLTECRFETHWL; encoded by the coding sequence ATGATGACGAACGATGAGATTCAAGCGTCCACGGATCACATGATGGCCGACGTTCGCGCGTATCGTCTGTCGCGTGTGCTGGCGATGCTGCGCCGAAGCGATTGCTCTGCGATTCTGCTGTACGACCCGGTCAACATCCGGTACGCCACCGATACGTCGAACATGCAAATCTGGAGCGGACGCAATCCGTCGCGCTACGTGATGGTGTTTGCGGACGGCCGTGTCATCGGCTGGGAGTTTCATCGTTGCGAGCATGTGTGGGACGGCATCGCGCTGGACTTCGAATTGCGCAGCGCGCTTGGCTGGACCTTCTTCAGCGCGGGCCACGATGCACAGCAACGCGCCGAACTTTGGGCTGCGGAGATCGCCGATGTCATGCGTTGCCGCGCACCCGGCGAATTGCGCCTCGCCGTGGACCGTCTCGATGCGGTCGGCGCTGCTTGCCTCGTCCGGCACGGCTTCGCGCTCATGGATGGGCAAGCCATGATGGAGATGGCGCGCACGGTCAAGTCGAGCGGCGAAATCGCATTGATCGGGGAATCGCTGCGTGCATGCGAGGCGGGCATCGAGCGCATGCGTCGCGAACTGCGGCCCGGCATCACGGAGCAGGACCTATGGGCGCATCTGCATCACGAGAACATCCGGCATGGCGGCGAATGGATCGAAACGCGGCTGCTGGCTTCGGGCGATCGCACGAATCCGTGGATGCACGAATGTTCGCCGCGCATGCTTCGGCAAGGCGAGTTGCTCGCCTTCGACACGGACATGGTCGGGCCGCACGGCTACTGCTCCGATATTTCGCGCACATGGACCGTCGGCGACACGCGGCCCACCGACGCCCAACGCAGGCTCTACGAGCGCGCTTATTCGCAGGTGCACTTCAACATGGACCTGCTGCGGCCCGGCATGGCGTTTCGCGAGTTCTCCGAGAAGGCGTGGAAGATACCCGACATCTACGTCACGAATCGCTATAGCTGTGTCGCGCATGGCATCGGCATGGTGGACGAGTATCCGTCCATCGCGCATCCGATTGACTGGCACGAAGCGGGCTATGACGGCGTGTTCGAAGCGGGCATGACGCTGTGCGTCGAGAGTTACATCGGCGAAGAGGGCGGAAGCGAGGGTGTGAAGCTCGAACAGCAGGTGCTCCTGACGCGCGATGGATGCGTGCCGCTGACCGAGTGCCGCTTCGAGACGCACTGGCTATAA
- a CDS encoding 2Fe-2S iron-sulfur cluster-binding protein, translated as MPETFDRLCSPRTWDTGTRAWASGEQQTLTCCRVIDETHDVRTFEFRTEDGVPVRFEPGQFMTVSAHVQGQSVERCYTISSPPTRPWLVSITVKRVPDGVMSNWLHDTMKAGCELRAYGPSGVFTPSASAAQKLLYLSAGSGITPLMSMTRASIDLGLDRDIAFVHSARTPADIVFRRELERLAALSPRLKVFFVCEGTGDEPMWSGATGRLSLQLLSAWLPDYAERDVFTCGPAGYMSAVRDVLRAGGHDPARYHQESFDITAGVAPEPACAAEGIFNVTLSKSSRTFAMNASETVLAAARRAGVAIPSSCSQGVCGTCKTKLLEGDVDMKHNGGIREREIAKGFRLLCCSRPTSDIVLDL; from the coding sequence ATGCCCGAAACCTTCGACCGGCTATGCAGCCCTCGCACATGGGACACCGGCACGCGGGCCTGGGCAAGCGGCGAGCAGCAGACGTTGACATGCTGCCGCGTGATCGACGAAACGCACGACGTGAGGACCTTCGAGTTCCGCACCGAAGACGGCGTGCCCGTGCGCTTCGAGCCGGGCCAGTTCATGACCGTATCGGCGCACGTGCAAGGGCAATCGGTCGAGCGCTGCTACACGATTTCGTCGCCGCCCACGCGTCCGTGGCTGGTATCGATCACGGTGAAGCGCGTGCCTGACGGCGTCATGTCGAACTGGCTTCACGACACCATGAAGGCGGGCTGCGAACTGCGGGCGTATGGTCCATCGGGCGTGTTCACGCCGAGCGCATCGGCGGCGCAGAAGCTGCTCTATCTCTCTGCTGGGTCGGGCATTACGCCGCTCATGTCGATGACGCGCGCGAGCATCGATCTCGGTCTCGATCGCGACATCGCGTTCGTGCATAGCGCGCGCACGCCTGCGGACATCGTCTTTCGCCGCGAACTGGAACGGCTCGCCGCGCTCTCACCGCGCTTGAAGGTCTTCTTCGTCTGCGAAGGAACGGGCGATGAACCCATGTGGTCCGGTGCGACCGGGCGCCTGAGCCTCCAACTCTTGTCCGCATGGCTTCCGGACTACGCCGAGCGCGATGTGTTCACCTGCGGTCCGGCGGGCTACATGAGCGCCGTGCGCGATGTGTTGCGCGCGGGCGGCCACGATCCGGCGCGCTATCACCAGGAGAGCTTCGATATCACCGCTGGCGTTGCGCCCGAGCCTGCATGCGCGGCCGAGGGCATCTTCAACGTGACGCTATCGAAGTCGTCGAGGACGTTCGCGATGAACGCATCGGAGACCGTGCTTGCCGCGGCACGCAGGGCGGGCGTCGCGATACCGTCATCGTGCAGTCAGGGCGTGTGCGGGACGTGCAAGACGAAACTGCTTGAAGGCGATGTCGATATGAAGCACAACGGCGGTATCCGCGAACGCGAGATTGCCAAGGGCTTCCGGCTCCTATGCTGCAGCCGCCCGACCTCCGACATCGTTCTGGATCTGTAG
- a CDS encoding PepSY domain-containing protein translates to MKRSAIEPRGIRQTMSELHTWAGLLAGWMLYAMFLTGTVSYFKDETSQWMRPEQPHAQSTPDAAEAAQRVADTLGKMAAGSTQWSFELPSARTNVMNAFWRMPRSSPGKRVFGEAAFDPSTAHATTARDTFGGEFFYRFHFQFYYMPPLAGRWIAGVCAMFMLVAIVSGVITHKKIFVDFFTFRWGKGQRSWLDAHNALSVFGLPFHAMITYTGLVTLMTMYMPWGAQTAFNTPATQEAMTTQLSAFIQPGKPSGKPAALAPVDAMVRAAQAHWGKTNVGRVTITLPGDANARVAVTRAEAARVSMSPQYMLFDGVSGKLIEVREHVGGAAETRGVLYALHLGRFSDLQLRWLYFIASLGGTAMVGTGLVMWTVKRRQKLHDSSRTHVRFWLVERLNVATIAGLSVAMTSYLWANRLLPSTLAHRADAEINVFFAVWGAALLHTLMRPARRAWIELLWLAASLLALLPVLDAITTQCPLWRSIAQGDWVFAGFDLTMWAFAALHAMLAVRVTRHRSQTKTRAAERARVAGVASDAREKQNA, encoded by the coding sequence ATGAAGCGGTCCGCCATCGAGCCGCGCGGCATTCGCCAGACGATGTCCGAGCTGCATACGTGGGCGGGACTGCTCGCCGGCTGGATGCTTTACGCGATGTTTCTCACCGGCACGGTCAGCTATTTCAAGGACGAAACGTCGCAATGGATGCGCCCCGAGCAGCCGCATGCGCAGAGCACGCCGGATGCGGCAGAGGCCGCGCAGCGCGTCGCCGACACGCTCGGCAAGATGGCGGCGGGCAGCACGCAATGGAGCTTCGAGTTGCCGTCCGCGCGCACGAACGTGATGAACGCGTTCTGGCGCATGCCGCGTTCGTCGCCCGGCAAACGCGTGTTCGGCGAAGCCGCATTCGATCCATCGACCGCGCACGCGACCACCGCGCGCGATACGTTCGGCGGCGAGTTCTTCTATCGCTTCCACTTCCAGTTCTACTACATGCCGCCGCTTGCGGGACGCTGGATCGCGGGCGTCTGCGCGATGTTCATGCTCGTCGCGATCGTGAGCGGCGTGATCACGCACAAGAAAATCTTCGTGGACTTCTTCACGTTTCGCTGGGGCAAGGGCCAGCGTTCGTGGCTCGATGCACACAACGCGCTCTCGGTGTTCGGCCTGCCCTTTCACGCGATGATCACGTATACGGGCCTCGTCACGCTCATGACGATGTACATGCCGTGGGGCGCGCAGACCGCGTTCAATACACCCGCCACGCAAGAGGCAATGACGACGCAGCTAAGCGCCTTCATTCAGCCGGGAAAGCCGAGCGGCAAGCCCGCCGCGCTCGCGCCGGTCGATGCGATGGTCCGCGCCGCGCAAGCGCATTGGGGCAAGACCAACGTCGGACGCGTGACGATCACGCTTCCCGGCGATGCCAACGCGCGCGTGGCCGTGACGCGAGCCGAAGCCGCGCGTGTGTCGATGAGCCCGCAATACATGCTCTTCGATGGCGTATCGGGCAAGCTCATCGAAGTGAGAGAGCATGTCGGCGGCGCGGCAGAGACGCGCGGCGTGCTTTACGCGCTGCATCTCGGGCGTTTCAGCGACCTGCAATTGCGCTGGCTCTATTTCATCGCGAGTCTGGGCGGCACCGCGATGGTCGGCACCGGCCTCGTGATGTGGACGGTGAAGCGCCGTCAAAAGCTGCACGATTCATCGCGTACTCATGTGCGCTTCTGGCTCGTGGAGCGGCTGAACGTCGCGACCATCGCGGGCTTGTCCGTTGCGATGACGAGCTATCTATGGGCCAATCGTCTATTGCCATCGACACTCGCGCATCGCGCGGACGCTGAAATCAACGTGTTTTTCGCGGTATGGGGCGCGGCACTGCTTCATACGCTCATGCGCCCCGCGCGACGCGCGTGGATCGAACTGCTGTGGCTTGCGGCCTCGCTGCTCGCGCTGCTCCCTGTGCTCGATGCAATCACGACGCAATGTCCGCTATGGCGCAGTATCGCGCAAGGCGACTGGGTGTTCGCCGGCTTCGATCTGACAATGTGGGCCTTCGCCGCGCTCCATGCGATGCTCGCCGTGCGCGTCACGCGTCATCGTTCGCAGACGAAGACTCGCGCGGCAGAACGCGCGCGCGTTGCCGGCGTTGCCAGCGATGCGCGCGAAAAGCAAAACGCATGA
- a CDS encoding LysR substrate-binding domain-containing protein: MQKKQIFTDRLLAQMPSLRALKCFVTAARYENFTQAAEVLCVTQAAISRQIKELEDSLEVALFDRSGRHIALTEAGRLLYNASYLSIMNIAETVETVRRAGRAALTVCVSHTFSALWLAPRLQAFRKLFPDVKLNVIVTDHFMEFDRLIDPDVIITKNPPREAEYEVERLFHDVVYPVCSKRFFEEQYRGRKLGALDLLRYPTLNLSPLGRTQVCEHVDWRVWRNWFQQGEGGERMVETDHLESNDYRLLVSQAEEGEGTLLGWHHLVHRQVEQGVLVRPVQESLVFADRYHYLITHKNAVERPEYKLFRTWLVGEVKDMMASWREDNARSEERAVS, translated from the coding sequence ATGCAGAAAAAGCAGATCTTTACCGACCGCCTGCTCGCGCAAATGCCTTCGCTGCGCGCGCTCAAATGCTTCGTCACAGCGGCGCGCTACGAGAACTTCACGCAAGCCGCCGAAGTGCTTTGCGTGACGCAAGCCGCCATTAGCCGGCAAATCAAGGAGCTCGAGGATTCGCTCGAAGTGGCGCTCTTCGACCGCTCGGGAAGACACATCGCGTTGACCGAAGCGGGACGCCTTTTGTACAACGCGTCGTATCTGTCGATCATGAATATCGCGGAAACCGTCGAGACAGTGCGACGTGCCGGTCGCGCGGCGCTGACGGTTTGCGTGTCGCATACCTTCTCGGCGCTGTGGCTCGCGCCAAGGCTTCAGGCATTCAGGAAGCTCTTTCCCGATGTGAAACTCAATGTCATCGTGACGGATCACTTCATGGAGTTCGACAGGCTCATCGATCCCGATGTCATCATCACGAAGAACCCGCCTCGCGAAGCGGAGTATGAAGTCGAGCGCCTGTTTCACGATGTCGTCTATCCCGTTTGCAGCAAGCGGTTCTTCGAGGAGCAGTATCGCGGAAGGAAGTTGGGCGCGCTCGATCTGCTCAGATATCCAACGCTCAATCTGTCGCCGCTTGGCCGCACGCAAGTGTGCGAGCACGTCGACTGGCGCGTATGGCGCAACTGGTTCCAGCAAGGCGAAGGCGGCGAACGAATGGTCGAAACCGATCATCTCGAGAGCAACGACTATCGCCTGCTCGTATCGCAAGCGGAAGAAGGCGAGGGCACGCTGCTCGGCTGGCATCACCTCGTGCATCGTCAGGTGGAACAGGGCGTTCTCGTGCGGCCCGTGCAGGAAAGTCTCGTGTTCGCCGACCGGTATCACTATCTCATCACGCACAAGAACGCGGTCGAGCGGCCGGAGTACAAGCTCTTTCGCACCTGGCTCGTGGGCGAAGTGAAGGACATGATGGCGAGCTGGCGCGAGGATAACGCGCGCAGCGAGGAACGCGCCGTGTCGTAA
- a CDS encoding aldehyde dehydrogenase, producing MSTYEEWKQMAGRVSLDGRAFIEGKRCAAASEASFDTLNPATGKVLAKIAKCEAADVDRAVAAARNAFESGVWSKAAPAHRKGVLLRLAQLIDEHAEELALLEALEAGKPVSECMSLDIPESAACIRWHAEVTDKRYDALSPSGAGVVSMITREPIGVVAGVLPWNFPALMLAWKIGPALSVGNSVIIKPAEQTSLSTLRIADLAIEAGLPAGVFNVVTGFGEGAGQALGLHRDVDLVAFTGSTETGKRFLRYSADTNLKRVVLECGGKNPQVVLPDVANLDAVAENAVAAAFWNMGENCSAGSRIIVPSSMKAALLEKIQGVLEGWRTGDPLDPDVKLGALIEAGHYDKVLSHIEKAKAEGAHLVCGGNAALSQSGGWFVEPTIFDNVTPEMSIARDEVFGPVLCVIEYDDIEDAVRIANDTCYGLAASLWTDNVNHAHKIASRIRAGTVTVNCFGEGDLSTPFGGFKQSGFGGRDKSVYAHDQYCELKTTWIKLAD from the coding sequence ATGAGCACATACGAAGAATGGAAGCAGATGGCCGGGCGCGTATCGCTCGATGGCCGCGCGTTCATCGAAGGAAAACGGTGCGCCGCCGCATCTGAAGCGAGCTTCGACACGCTGAATCCCGCTACAGGCAAAGTGCTTGCGAAGATCGCGAAATGCGAAGCGGCCGACGTGGACCGCGCGGTCGCCGCAGCACGCAACGCATTCGAAAGCGGCGTCTGGTCGAAGGCCGCGCCCGCGCATCGCAAAGGCGTGTTGCTGCGGCTCGCGCAACTGATCGACGAACATGCGGAAGAACTCGCGCTTCTGGAAGCGCTCGAAGCCGGCAAGCCTGTCAGCGAATGCATGAGCCTCGATATTCCCGAGTCGGCCGCGTGCATCCGATGGCACGCGGAAGTCACGGACAAGCGCTATGACGCGCTCTCGCCATCGGGTGCGGGTGTCGTCAGCATGATTACGCGCGAGCCGATAGGCGTCGTCGCAGGCGTGCTGCCGTGGAACTTTCCGGCGCTCATGCTTGCGTGGAAGATCGGGCCGGCGCTGTCGGTCGGCAATAGCGTCATCATCAAGCCGGCGGAGCAGACATCGCTTTCCACGCTGCGCATCGCGGATCTCGCCATCGAAGCCGGCTTGCCTGCGGGCGTGTTCAACGTGGTGACGGGTTTCGGCGAAGGCGCGGGGCAGGCGCTCGGTCTTCATCGCGATGTGGACCTCGTCGCGTTCACGGGCTCGACTGAAACGGGCAAACGCTTCCTGCGCTATTCCGCCGATACGAACCTGAAGCGCGTGGTGCTCGAATGCGGCGGCAAGAATCCTCAAGTCGTGTTGCCCGATGTCGCGAATCTCGATGCCGTCGCGGAAAACGCGGTCGCCGCCGCGTTCTGGAACATGGGCGAGAACTGTAGCGCGGGCTCGCGCATCATCGTTCCGTCGAGCATGAAAGCCGCGTTGCTCGAAAAGATTCAGGGCGTGCTCGAAGGCTGGCGCACCGGCGACCCGCTCGATCCCGACGTGAAACTCGGCGCGCTCATCGAAGCCGGCCATTACGACAAGGTGCTATCGCACATCGAGAAGGCGAAGGCCGAAGGCGCGCATCTCGTGTGCGGCGGCAACGCGGCGCTTTCGCAAAGCGGCGGCTGGTTCGTCGAGCCGACGATCTTCGACAACGTGACGCCCGAGATGAGCATTGCGCGCGACGAAGTGTTCGGGCCGGTGCTGTGCGTCATCGAATACGACGATATCGAGGATGCGGTGCGCATTGCCAACGATACGTGCTATGGCCTCGCTGCATCGCTCTGGACGGACAACGTGAACCACGCGCACAAAATCGCATCGCGCATTCGCGCGGGCACGGTCACGGTCAACTGCTTCGGCGAAGGCGATCTCTCGACGCCTTTCGGCGGCTTCAAGCAGTCCGGCTTCGGCGGAAGAGACAAGTCTGTCTACGCGCACGACCAGTATTGCGAGCTCAAGACGACATGGATCAAGCTCGCGGACTGA
- a CDS encoding DUF3325 domain-containing protein, whose protein sequence is MTHALVLVLCAVSFACLALATERVQHALFARSIACGYARSLRIAGACGLLLALWLDVADEGWALGLVRYSGCTTLAAGLIYLALIACARRAGKKRL, encoded by the coding sequence ATGACGCATGCCCTTGTTCTCGTGCTCTGCGCCGTATCGTTCGCGTGTCTCGCGCTCGCGACGGAGCGCGTGCAGCACGCGCTTTTCGCGCGTTCCATTGCGTGTGGATACGCGCGCTCCCTTCGTATCGCAGGCGCTTGCGGTTTGCTGCTTGCGCTGTGGCTCGACGTCGCCGACGAAGGCTGGGCGCTCGGCCTCGTTCGTTACAGCGGATGCACGACGCTTGCAGCCGGCTTGATCTATCTCGCGCTGATTGCCTGTGCGCGACGTGCCGGGAAAAAGCGGCTATGA
- a CDS encoding cupin domain-containing protein, with the protein MTETPQGRTVHSVQKDAWKPMLIEGERHPGFWIIPVADDDSGAWTSYWMRLDAGAKSLFHTHESTELLFIMDGVYTDQDGTDFTAGQIVTFAKGTAHWSHSRDGCTVLVVTGSESTL; encoded by the coding sequence ATGACAGAGACACCGCAGGGCCGCACGGTTCACAGCGTGCAGAAAGACGCGTGGAAACCGATGCTCATCGAAGGAGAACGTCATCCCGGCTTCTGGATCATTCCCGTCGCCGACGACGATAGCGGCGCATGGACGAGCTACTGGATGCGGCTCGATGCCGGGGCGAAGTCCCTCTTTCATACCCATGAATCGACCGAATTGCTCTTCATCATGGATGGCGTGTACACCGATCAGGACGGCACGGATTTCACCGCCGGCCAGATCGTGACCTTCGCGAAGGGAACCGCGCACTGGTCGCACTCGCGCGATGGCTGCACGGTGCTCGTCGTCACGGGCAGCGAATCGACGCTTTAG
- a CDS encoding pyrroline-5-carboxylate reductase, which produces MNIGFIGSGGITKAVVTGLCRSSLNVESIALSPRNAETAAELARLDDRVRVCESNQRVLDACDVACIAVLPGVATDVLHALAFRPEHTVISFVAGLTIEQLARCIGAGARIVRAIPLPATAHGFGSTVIHPPNEHAAALFSAVGAAVEVSEERQFDAFSAATATMSTYYTFVEAQAKWLVKEGVPYDRARAFLSGYYSGLAQMAQLGHDSFADLAMQCTTEGGINALMHSKLESEGFFAQIGSAMNAVAERLNANA; this is translated from the coding sequence ATGAATATAGGCTTTATCGGCTCCGGCGGCATCACGAAGGCGGTCGTCACGGGCCTCTGCCGTTCGAGCTTGAACGTTGAAAGCATCGCGCTTTCGCCGCGCAACGCTGAAACGGCGGCGGAACTCGCGAGGCTGGACGATCGCGTTCGCGTCTGCGAATCCAATCAGCGCGTGCTGGATGCGTGCGATGTCGCGTGCATCGCGGTATTGCCGGGCGTCGCGACGGATGTGCTTCACGCGCTCGCGTTCCGGCCGGAGCACACCGTCATCAGCTTCGTTGCCGGACTGACGATCGAGCAGCTTGCGCGCTGCATCGGCGCGGGAGCGCGGATCGTCCGCGCCATTCCGTTGCCCGCGACGGCGCATGGCTTCGGCAGCACGGTGATTCATCCGCCGAATGAACATGCCGCCGCGCTGTTCTCGGCTGTCGGCGCGGCGGTGGAAGTGAGCGAAGAACGTCAATTCGATGCCTTCTCCGCCGCGACCGCGACCATGTCGACGTATTACACGTTCGTCGAGGCACAAGCGAAGTGGCTTGTGAAAGAGGGCGTACCCTACGACCGTGCACGCGCTTTTTTGTCGGGTTATTACTCGGGGCTAGCGCAGATGGCGCAGCTTGGCCACGACTCGTTCGCCGATCTCGCGATGCAGTGCACGACCGAAGGCGGCATCAACGCGCTCATGCATTCGAAGCTCGAATCCGAGGGCTTTTTTGCGCAGATCGGCAGCGCGATGAACGCGGTAGCCGAGCGACTGAACGCGAACGCATGA
- a CDS encoding aromatic ring-hydroxylating dioxygenase subunit alpha: MSEVHIKTHGELIRSREPGHGMPGELFGRDDVFDNDVDVFFHKHWILVGVTADVPESGDVSTVDIGRASIMIVRDDDENIRTYRNVCRHRGARLKEAGKSTVGMLVCPYHQWTYDLDGSLRHAGHMGRDFDRTCRSLMPVHTKVIGAHIFVCLDERAPEDIAKLADTLTPRLAPYDLQHTKIAFEQEIVENGNWKLVVENNRECYHCQATHPELTASFLPEDFGFCAEELSDESLRALDDYKTRNAASQASWQRDGFIGDTVEWLGEDAVTQFRTQQLVIAGAGESQTVSTKVASAKLFGKLTRRDLGDHHLWTHNSWTHVMSDHAVVTYIIPLAPDRTLVRSKWLVHADAVEGVDYTVKELTEVWAATNAQDKHLVEITHQGTQDPAYRPGVFSPFTEVYVEQFSQWYAARLHAHGI; encoded by the coding sequence ATGTCCGAAGTGCACATCAAAACGCATGGCGAACTGATTCGCAGCCGCGAGCCGGGCCACGGCATGCCGGGCGAACTGTTCGGCCGTGACGACGTGTTCGACAACGATGTCGATGTCTTCTTTCACAAGCACTGGATACTCGTCGGCGTGACGGCGGACGTACCCGAGTCCGGCGACGTATCGACCGTTGATATCGGGCGTGCGTCGATCATGATCGTGCGCGACGACGACGAGAACATCCGCACGTATCGCAACGTGTGCCGGCATCGCGGCGCGCGCCTGAAAGAAGCGGGCAAGTCGACCGTCGGCATGCTCGTTTGTCCGTATCACCAGTGGACCTACGATCTCGATGGTTCGCTGCGCCACGCGGGCCACATGGGCCGCGACTTCGACCGCACCTGCCGCAGCCTGATGCCCGTGCATACGAAGGTGATCGGCGCGCACATCTTCGTGTGCCTCGACGAGCGCGCGCCCGAAGACATCGCGAAGCTCGCCGATACGCTCACGCCGCGCCTCGCGCCCTATGACCTGCAACACACGAAGATCGCGTTCGAGCAGGAGATCGTCGAGAACGGCAACTGGAAGCTCGTCGTCGAAAACAACCGCGAGTGCTATCACTGTCAGGCGACGCATCCCGAACTGACCGCATCGTTTCTGCCGGAAGACTTCGGCTTTTGCGCGGAAGAGTTGAGCGATGAATCGCTTCGCGCGCTCGACGACTACAAGACGCGCAATGCGGCATCTCAGGCAAGCTGGCAACGCGACGGGTTCATCGGCGATACGGTCGAATGGCTCGGCGAAGATGCGGTGACGCAATTTCGCACGCAGCAACTCGTGATTGCCGGCGCCGGCGAGTCGCAGACCGTGAGCACGAAGGTCGCGAGCGCGAAGCTCTTCGGCAAGCTCACGCGGCGCGATCTCGGCGACCACCATCTATGGACGCATAACTCGTGGACGCACGTCATGAGCGATCACGCAGTGGTGACCTACATCATTCCGCTTGCACCCGACAGAACGCTCGTGCGTTCGAAGTGGCTCGTTCATGCGGACGCGGTGGAAGGCGTCGATTACACCGTCAAGGAACTGACCGAAGTGTGGGCCGCGACGAATGCGCAGGACAAGCACCTCGTCGAAATAACGCATCAGGGCACGCAGGACCCGGCTTATCGTCCCGGCGTGTTTTCGCCTTTCACCGAGGTCTACGTCGAACAGTTCTCGCAGTGGTATGCCGCGAGACTGCATGCACATGGAATCTAA